In one window of Camelina sativa cultivar DH55 chromosome 15, Cs, whole genome shotgun sequence DNA:
- the LOC104744819 gene encoding alkaline/neutral invertase C, mitochondrial-like, translating into MNSMSCICVSTMKPCCRFLISFKSSSLFGFSPPNSGRRLINSSKLHCTKIGSRSIRSGIHSRRNAFSDSDSISISSSSSSRGRGCSRGVLLIPRVASDFKNHSGSSLDSHVNDKSFERMFVKPLVFKDVEKSEEIFKKESDNGGVKDTNFGNVGVRRETERGLSQTEDDKEAWKLLRGAVVNYCGFPVGTVAAKDPGDKQILNYDQVFIRDFVPSAYAFLLDGEGEIVRNFLLHTLQLQSWEKTVDCHSPGPGLMPASFKVKSAPLEGNDGSFEEFLDPDFGGSAIGRVSPVDSGLWWIILLRAYGKLTGDYTLQERIDVQTGIKLILKLCLADGFDMFPTLLVTDGSCMIDRRMGIHGHPLEIQALFYSALRCAREMLIVNDGTKNLVAAVNNRLSALSFHIREYYWVDIKKINEIYRYNTEEYSADATNKFNIYPDQIPTWLVDWIPDKGGYFIGNLQPAHMDFRFFTLGNLWAVISSLGSQEQNEGVMTLIEEKWDDLVANMPLKICFPALEKEEWRIITGSDPKNTP; encoded by the exons ATGAACAGTATGAGCTGTATCTGTGTCTCTACGATGAAACCCTGTTGTAGATttctaattagttttaaaagttCTTCGCTTTTCGGGTTTTCTCCCCCTAACTCGGGAAGAAGATTGATCAATTCGTCGAAGCTACACTGTACAAAGATTGGTTCCAGAAGTATTAGATCTGGTATTCATTCCCGTCGGAATGCTTTTTCTGATTCCGATTCCATTAgtattagtagtagtagtagtagtagaggAAGAGGCTGCAGCAGGGGTGTATTATTAATTCCCCGTGTAGCTTCAGATTTTAAGAACCATTCGGGTTCTTCTTTAGATTCTCATGTAAATGATAAGAGCTTCGAGCGTATGTTTGTGAAGCCACTGGTTTTCAAGGATGTGGAGAAATCtgaagagatatttaaaaagGAAAGTGATAATGGAGGAGTAAAAGATACTAATTTTGGAAATGTGGGCGTAAGAAGGGAGACAGAACGTGGTTTGAGTCAGACTGAGGATGACAAGGAGGCGTGGAAGCTGCTTCGTGGTGCTGTTGTGAATTACTGTGGGTTTCCTGTGGGGACTGTAGCGGCTAAGGATCCAGGGGATAAGCAGATTTTGAACTATGATCAGGTGTTTATTCGAGATTTTGTTCCTTCGGCGTATGCTTTCTTGCTTGATGGAGAAGGGGAGATTGTAAGAAACTTTCTCCTTCATACATTGCAGTTGCAG AGCTGGGAGAAAACAGTGGACTGTCACAGCCCTGGCCCAGGGCTAATGCCGGCGAGTTTTAAAGTGAAATCTGCGCCACTTGAGGGAAATGATGGTTCATTTGAGGAGTTTTTAGATCCAGATTTTGGTGGATCTGCTATTGGACGTGTTAGCCCTGTTGACTCTG GTTTGTGGTGGATCATATTGTTGAGAGCTTATGGAAAGCTCACTGGTGACTACACTTTGCAAGAGAGAATTGATGTTCAAACAGGGATCAAGTTGATACTTAAGCTATGTCTAGCCGACGGTTTTGACATGTTCCCGACTCTTCTTGTCACTGACGGCTCATGCATGATTGATCGAAGAATGGGCATTCATGGGCATCCACTTGAAATCCAA GCATTATTCTACTCTGCTCTCCGTTGTGCTCGAGAGATGCTTATTGTGAATGATGGAACCAAGAACTTAGTTGCTGCTGTCAACAATCGCCTAAGTGCTTTATCATTCCATATTAGAGAGTACTATTGGGTCGATATCAAGAAAATCAACGAGATATATCGTTACAACACTGAGGAGTATTCAGCAGATGCAACCAACAAGTTTAACATATATCCAGATCAGATCCCTACTTGGCTTGTCGACTGGATTCCTGATAAAGGTGGTTATTTCATAGGAAATCTCCAGCCTGCCCACATGGATTTCAGATTCTTCACACTTGGAAACCTTTGGGCCGTTATTTCATCTTTGGGAAGTCAGGAACAGAACGAAGGAGTCATGACATTAATCGAAGAGAAATGGGATGATCTTGTTGCTAACATGCCTCTCAAGATCTGTTTTCCGGCTCTAGAGAAAGAAGAATGGCGAATAATCACAGGCTCTGATCCAAAGAACAC GCCTTAG
- the LOC104744821 gene encoding DUF724 domain-containing protein 6-like → MMTSDGFWRGGDRVEVERIVSGATAYFPATVVSAPSVRKNHVLVEHEALTVGGSVRMKEYVTPTRLRPSPPRELNRRFKAKDEVDVFRDTEGCWVRGNVTTVLGDSRYIVEFKGGNRPEIEVDQLDMRLHREWQDGSWVPSLQQSNVMESTPQRIKLKIKIKKRENQYEKGALVEVRSEEEVYKGSWYCARILCSLGDDKYIVEHLKFSRDDGESLPLRDVVEAQNMRPVPPPEVSPVVCYEPEDEVDVWFKKRWWIGRVSNVLGGGCKYTVFISRGEEPTVLNFNLRPHKDWINGEWSNPSKSKGECNRPPFKKLKSCERAEMVFKNGMMVEVRSDEPGYEGSWFSAKVISYLGENRYTVEYQTLKTDDEGELLKEEARGSDLRPIPPPLIPKAYRYELHEDVDAWYNEGWWSGQVYTINYNHTRYGVYFKTNNERLEFACNDLRPCQVWRNGKWSRA, encoded by the exons ATGATGACGAGCGACGGATTCTGGCGCGGCGGCGACCGAGTTGAGGTGGAACGAATCGTTTCCGGCGCGACGGCGTACTTTCCAGCGACTGTGGTCAGCGCGCCTTCGGTAAGAAAGAATCACGTTTTGGTGGAGCACGAAGCCTTAACTGTCGGAGGTTCCGTACGTATGAAGGAGTACGTTACTCCCACGCGCCTTCGCCCATCTCCGCCGCGTGAACTCAACCGACGGTTCAAAGCTAAAGATGAGGTTGACGTCTTTAGAGACACCGAGGGTTGCTGGGTTAGAGGCAATGTCACGACCGTACTTGGTGATTCAAGGTACATTGTGGAGTTTAAAGGGGGAAATCGTCCAGAGATAGAGGTTGATCAGCTCGACATGAGGCTGCACCGTGAATGGCAAGATGGTTCATGGGTTCCCTCTCTCCAACAG agCAATGTTATGGAATCGACGCCACAACGTATTAAACTGAagataaaaatcaagaaaagagagaatcaaTATGAGAAGGGAGCTCTAGTGGAAGtcagaagtgaagaagaagtttacAAGGGTTCTTGGTATTGTGCACGTATACTTTGTTCATTAGGTGACGATAAGTACATTGTTGAGCACTTGAAATTTAGTAGAGATGACGGTGAGTCGCTCCCATTGAGAGATGTTGTAGAAGCACAGAACATGAGACCAGTTCCTCCTCCAGAAGTTTCTCCTGTTGTGTGCTATGAGCCAGAGGATGAAGTTGATGTTTGGTTTAAGAAACGGTGGTGGATTGGTCGTGTTTCCAATGTTCTCGGAGGAGGTTGCAAGTATACTGTTTTCATCTCAAGAGGTGAAGAACCGACAGTCCTAAATTTCAACTTAAGGCCCCACAAAGATTGGATCAATGGAGAATGGAGTAATCCTTCTAAATCAAAG GGAGAATGTAACAGACCTCCATTTAAGAAGCTGAAATCCTGTGAGAGAGCAGAGATGGTGTTTAAAAATGGAATGATGGTGGAAGTTAGAAGCGATGAACCAGGTTACGAAGGCTCATGGTTCTCTGCGAAGGTCATAAGTTACTTAGGGGAAAACAGATACACAGTGGAGTATCAAACACTGAAAACAGATGATGAAGGAGAGTTGTTGAAGGAAGAAGCAAGAGGTTCAGATTTAAGACCTATTCCTCCTCCGCTGATTCCAAAGGCATATCGATATGAATTGCATGAAGATGTGGATGCTTGGTACAATGAAGGATGGTGGTCTGGTCAAGTCTATACGATAAATTACAACCACACGAGATACGGTGTCTACTTCAAGACGAATAATGAGAGATTGGAGTTTGCTTGCAATGATCTAAGGCCTTGCCAAGTGTGGAGAAACGGAAAGTGGAGTCGTGcttaa
- the LOC104744820 gene encoding galactolipid galactosyltransferase SFR2, chloroplastic: MELVALLIKVAGLLATITVGANAYSYSRFRRQSLSKFRSPIDESKEVLADFNSIEHKEGKFFFGLATAPAHAEDDLDDAWLQFAKETPCSEADAEVTDKKAKRKKVKLAVGAITKGLAKNSHGKEDKSAANKPPVKNVAAWHNAPHAEERLKFWSDPDKEVKLAKDTGVTVFRMGIDWSRIMPVEPTKGIKEAVNYEALEHYKWILGRVRSNGMKVMLTLFHHSLPPWAADYGGWKIEKTVDYFMEFTRLVVDSMYDLVDSWVTFNEPHVFTMLTYMCGSWPGNNPDFLEIATSTLPMGVFHRALHWMAVAHSKAYDYIHGKFSLKKPLVGVAHHVSFMRPYGLFDIGAVTITNSLTMFPYIDSICEKLDFIGINYYGQEAVCGAGLKLVETDEYSESGRGVYPDGLYRVLLMFHERYKHLKVPFIITENGVSDETDVIRRPYLIEHLLALYAAMLKGVPVLGYVFWTISDNWEWADGYGPKFGLVAVDRSHDLARTLRSSYHLFSKIVKSGKVTRKDRSLAWNELQKAARAGKLRPFYRAVDNHGLMYADGLDKPQWRPIVDRDWRFGHYQMDGLQDPLSRVARTLLIWPVIMKKRIRKVKIKHTDDGGLILHPALASPFD; encoded by the exons ATGGAATTAGTCGCATTGCTCATAAAGGTCGCCGGTCTTTTGGCCACTATCACCGTCGGAGCCAACGCATACTCCTACTCTCGTTTCCGTCGCCAGAGCCTCTCTAAGTTTCGCTCTCCAATCGACGAATCTAAAGAAGTTCTCGCCGATTTCAATTCCATTG AACACAAGGAAGGCAAATTCTTCTTTGGGTTGGCTACTGCTCCTGCTCATGCTGAGGACGATCTTGATGATGCTTGGCTCCAGTTTGCAAAAGAAACACCATGTTCAGAGGCAGATGCAGAGGTCACTGATAAGAAAGCTAAGCGGAAGAAAGTTAAGCTTGCTGTGGGAGCTATAACCAAAGGTTTGGCGAAGAACTCACATGGGAAAGAAGATAAGTCTGCAGCTAATAAGCCACCCGTTAAAAATGTAGCTGCTTGGCATAACGCTCCCCATGC gGAGGAAAGGCTTAAATTTTGGTCAGATCCTGACAAAGAAGTGAAGCTAGCCAAAGATACTGGCGTTACTGTCTTTAGAATGGGAATCGATTGGTCTAGGATCATGCCAGTAGAGCCTACCAAAGGAATTAAGGAAGCA GTTAACTATGAGGCCCTTGAACACTATAAATGGATACTTGGTAGAGTTCGTTCGAATGGAATGAAGGTGATGCTAACCTTGTTTCATCATTCATTGCCACCATGGGCTGCTGATTATGGTGGCTGGAAAATAGAGAAGACAGTTGACTACTTTATGGAATTTACCAG GCTTGTTGTGGATTCCATGTACGATTTGGTAGACTCTTGGGTGACATTTAATGAACCACATGTCTTCACCATGCTTACCTACATGTGTGGATCTTGGCCCGGTAACAACCCTGATTTTTTGGAGATAGCTACATCTACTCTACCTATGGGTGTATTTCATCGAGCCTTACACTGGATGGCTGTTGCTCACTCAAAGGCATATGACTACATCCACGGGAAATT TTCTTTGAAAAAACCTTTGGTAGGGGTTGCACACCATGTCTCCTTTATGCGACCATATGGACTCTTTGATATCGGGGCCGTTACTATTACAAATTCCCTCACTATGTTTCCATATATCGATAGCATTTGTGAGAAGTTGGATTTCATAGGCATCAACTACTACGGACAG GAAGCAGTGTGTGGTGCTGGACTGAAGCTTGTAGAGACTGATGAATACAGTGAATCTGGAAGAGGGGTATATCCTGATGGTCTCTACCGCGTCTTGTTGATGTTCCACGAGAGATACAAACATCTGAAAGTTCCTTTCATCATTACAGAAAATGGTGTGTCTGATGAGACAGATGTGATTCGACGACCTTACCTGATCGAGCATCTCCTTGCCCTATATGCTGCAATGCTTAAG GGTGTCCCTGTGCTTGGTTACGTATTCTGGACCATTTCGGACAACTGGGAATGGGCTGATGGATATGGTCCAAAATTTGGACTTGTTGCGGTTGACCGATCCCATGATCTTGCTCGAACCCTTCGGTCGTCGTACCATCTCTTTTCCAAG ATAGTTAAAAGCGGAAAAGTCACTCGTAAAGACCGGTCTCTTGCATGGAACGAACTCCAGAAAGCTGCCAGAGCAGGAAAACTACGGCCATTCTATCGAGCCGTTGATAATCATGGTCTTATGTACGCAG ATGGTCTCGACAAGCCTCAGTGGAGACCTATTGTTGACCGTGACTGGCGGTTTGGTCACTACCAAATGGATGGTCTTCAAGACCCGTTGAGTCGCGTGGCTCGAACCCTTCTCATATGGCCGGTTATCATGAAAAAGAGGATAAGAAAAGTGAAGATCAAGCACACTGATGATGGTGGGCTCATTCTACATCCCGCTTTAGCCTCACCCTTTGACTAG